One segment of Takifugu rubripes chromosome 5, fTakRub1.2, whole genome shotgun sequence DNA contains the following:
- the socs1a gene encoding suppressor of cytokine signaling 1, translated as MVANGAVTDQDKLRDQQPQDTPQSSQLQNWATAGAKPTSAAISLYRTHFPTFSCQEDCNIITDTASKLERCGFYWGPLGVEDAHRMLRDAPLGSYLIRDSRQKDVFFTLSYHAKGGPVSVRLTYSRQKFSLAGNERSFPTLFALLEYYVSSPKKSLSVPYRKWQPTLQELCRKRIMSITGGGSQISDLPITRVAQGFLLEFPYKL; from the coding sequence ATGGTAGCCAACGGCGCCGTGACAGATCAAGACAAGCTCAGAGACCAACAGCCCCAAGACACCCCTCAGTCCAGCCAGCTCCAGAACTGGGCCACCGCAGGCGCGAAGCCCACATCAGCGGCCATCTCCCTGTATCGGACCCACTTCCCGACCTTCTCCTGCCAGGAGGACTGCAACATCATCACAGACACAGCGTCCAAGCTCGAGCGCTGTGGTTTCTACTGGGGCCCCCTGGGAGTGGAGGACGCCCATCGTATGTTGAGGGACGCTCCTCTGGGGAGTTACCTCATTCGCGACAGCCGGCAGAAGGACGTCTTCTTCACGCTCTCCTATCACGCCAAGGGTGGACCCGTCAGCGTGCGCCTCACATACAGCCGGCAGAAGTTCTCTCTGGCGGGGAATGAGCGCTCGTTCCCGACGCTCTTTGCACTTTTGGAGTATTACGTCAGTTCTCCCAAGAAAAGCCTGAGCGTGCCGTACAGGAAATGGCAGCCGACGCttcaggagctgtgcaggaagCGCATCATGAGCATCACCGGAGGAGGGAGCCAGATCTCGGACCTGCCCATCACTCGGGTTGCTCAGGGTTTCTTACTGGAATTCCCTTACAAACTTTAA